TTAAACTGGTCATTCTGATGCTATTAACTCATTAATAATGAAACTCTGACACCTGCTGGTGATAATAAACTCTGTTTCTTTTACTCTTTATTGACAATAGTTATGATTTGTTATAAGACTATCCACAGTATTTTATCATTTCACAAAACTTTTgactacatacatacagaatAAATTATAAGCTGATTTTAGGGTGTAAATTACCTAAAAATCACTCGAGACCATTAGATTTgttgcgcaacaatcgaagagagctaagatcatctgaGAAAAAGTGGAAGAAAGTTCTCCTCAGATTCTGCCAAAACTTCCTTCTACAATGAAAAGCTCAAAGCTTCAGCACAAGACCCTCAGAAGctccacatcatcatctcttctctactcaaccccCCAGCTCCACCTGCCttatcctccctgactgcagaagactttgcttctttctaccatgagaagattgaggaaatctgtgggatcttcacttcagccccgactgcacttacatctcacagTATGGATTCCCCTGCACCTTTGTTGTCGCATtgctcaactgtagcagcagaagagattttacaactcatccagtcctgcaatcctaccacctgcccattggatccactcccttccactatgctccagaccatctcgcaagaccttctgtccttcattaccactatcatcaatagatccatagcatccaTAGcaactttcaagagagcaagtgttattcccatcctaaagaacctgctatggatccatcagacaccagtaactacagaccgttATCACTTCtcttgtttcattaaaaaattcttgaacgcattgtctctctatctctcacagaacaacctccatgatcccaaccagtctggctttaaagcagctcattccacagctCAATCATTctttttggatgtctctgagaaactacatgctgctagatcagacaaactgtcatccgtccttatcttccttgacctttcagcagcgtttgatatggtcaaccacaagactctcttgtccaccctcaggagtcttgggatttgaggatcagcttgggaatggtttgcttcctacctggaaggttgctcatatcaggtaacatggaggggagagGCATCTGCTGGAcccagactctccactggtgtcccacagggctcagtacttggtcctcttcttttctccatgtatactcactctcttggcgAAGTTATTTCCTCAAATGGTTCAGGAGGTGGCCTTCCTAAGTGGGACCACCTCTGTGTAGTTGGTGGCATAGCCCATAAGAAAGAGAACATACTCATGAGCCAGGCAGACTTTAGTTGCGGCCAAACAAGATCCACTGGCTATTTTCTTATtgaggaaacacttcaactagcacttctttccttatcttttgcatttaaaaaaaaaaaacttgaacaatgttttagactcatggtatcttaagtatgtaaccaagtgacccagagttaatgttaaatccaatgatagagacttaagcacttctgtatgtcgctctggataagagagtgtcacatgctgtaaatgcaaatgtaactggaaatgattaattatcatgatttctgtttctcttcacatgattttctgtcatttctcttTTCACATGGTCTTTACAAACTTTTACACAAAATcccaaataaatgtgtgtgtgtttgtatgtgtctgtgtgtgtgtatgtatttatgtatttgtgcgtgtgtgtatgtatttatgtgtgtgtgtgtgtgtgtgtgtgtgtgtgtgtgtgtgtgtgtttgtgtatgtgtttgtgtgtgtgtgtatttatgtgtgtgtctccatgCTGTGAGAATTTTCACACGGTAGTCGCTGGTTATTTGCCTACATTACCAAATCTCGCGATAACACTAACTCGTTCTATAGCAGATTTCAGTGTTATCGCGAGATTCTAGTAACTTTCCCACGCCTGTGTGAAGGCCCCTCCCCCTCTTCCTCTTTCCCCCCTTCCTCTTCCACCTTCTCACGCTTCGCTCTGCGGTCTGAAGTCTCGCGATAACCCGTGCCCGGTTTTAACGCTGTCCTATTGTGAGAACGCCTCAGATCTCGCGAGAGTTCAGCTACTTTCCCACGCCTGTGTTGTTCCGTCTGTGAGGAAATCTCGCGATACTTGGAGTTTATTAGAGAGTCGCTGGAAGATGGCGCCTGTTGTGACGGGGTAAGCGATGAGATTAACAACAAGACGGAGAAGTAAAAGTTATCAGTCAGCGCTCAGGTTTAGTCTCAGAGCTCAGTTTACTTGTGTTCTGTCTGGACTCCAGCATGTAGTCCGTTGTTATTTACACACTTTAGGCCTCGTGCCTTGTTGTAGCTCTGTTCTTTTATGCACTTAGCTCAGCTAGCCGTCATGCTAACCAGGCAAGTTTCGCATTTTTACCTCAGAGTGTACTTTATAATCCACAAGATAATGTTTTATATGAGTTTAACTCAGTCAGGAatgataaataaactaaaacactttgaggtattttcggtgtgaacagtaaaaaaacagtttaacgAGTTAGCTAACTGTTAGCTCTCTGTTAGCCCCCTGTTagccatagatatctatgacTGTTAGCCTATTAGCTGCTAATGGTTTACATCAGATATAACAACACACAAGTGTGGCTTTCACTCAGGCTTATTTTGCTCCTAAATAAAACAGAGCTGGGTTTAAAAACGTAACgctgtttactttttatttttgtgtgtttattattcgTCCAAACTGTCAACCAGCTGTATTGAAACTGCGCATGCGCAAACCTCACCTGTAAGTCTAGTGCTGCTTTGTGTAATTATATCCTTTCTTTTGATTTGTGTATGCAGGAAATTCGGGGAGCTTCCTCAGCCAAAGCGCCTTACAAGGTACAGATCTTgtcttttaaattaatatagTTTATAATCTAGATTCTGGATACTGTTTTGCTAATTGACGTAAatgtgtgttcttttttcttctccagaGAGGCAATGCGTAATTACTTGAAGGAGAGAGGAGATCAGACGGTGCTGATATTACACGCAAAAGTTGCACAGAAATCGTATGGCAATGAAAagaggtgtgtgggtgttgtgctGATGTTTTGCAGTCTCATTGGGTTATGATGGGTTTTGATGCCATGGATTGTGGATTCTGGTTAAAGAGGTGTTAAGGGGGCTGGGTCTGAGGTCTGATTGGTTACAAGTTCATTAGGAGGCAATTCATCTGTGATATTGgattaaaaatgtcaaatatgATTTATCACCATAAAGAATGCAAGTGTCTTGAGAAAGTAAATTCAGGAACTTTTCTCCAGTGGAATGGGTGTGACATAGATGCCAGAAAGAAACTCCAGAAATATACAAGGTGTTAGGAACaaaaattttttattgtgtttaagaTTTTTTGACACTGCTGGCTCCTTTGTGTTTCACAGTGACTCTGGACACATGTAAATTTCATGCGTAAGGGTCATAAGTAAGAGTTTTAATCTTAAGGTCTGTACCATATTGTGTTCAGGTTCTTCTGCCCGCCTCCGTGTGTGTACCTGATGGGCTGCggctggaagaagaagaaggagcagatggagagagagggctGCTCGGAGCAGGAGGCACAACCCTGCGCATTTATTGGCATCGGGAACAGTGAGCAGGAAATGCAGCAGCTCAACCTGGAGGGCAAGGTGGTGCACCCCCTGAAATACatacattcttaaatgtatACACTATTAAATCTCATTaagggaagaaaaaacattgcaaggatataaaaaaaaacaatgtaagtAATTATTAAGCATTTGTTTTGTCCTGATTAGTCTCACTCTTCTTCACACCTCCGTCTCTCCTCCTTTCCCTTCTTCCCTCTTTGTTTCCCTCCAGAACTTCTGCACAGCCAAAACGTTGTACATATCTGACTCAGACAAGAGGAAGCACTTCATGCTGACGGTGAAGATGTTCTACGGGAACAGTGCAGAAATCGGCGTCTTCCTTAGCAAACGCATTAAAGTAATCTCCAAACCTTCCAAGAAGAAACAGTCTTTGAAGAACGCAGATTGTATGTCATCATTCGTTAGCAATGAAttacatttgtttgttaattcAGACCTGTTTTCACTTCTGAGCACTTtaaattaatctctctctccctcactctccctctctctctctctctctctctctctctctctctctctctttctctctctcagtgtgtataGCGTCAGGCACTAAAGTGGCTCTGTTTAATCGGTTACGCTCTCAGACAGTCAGCACCAGATATCTCCATGTAGAGGGAGGAAACTTCCATGCCAGCTCTCAGCAGTGGGGGGCCTTTTACATCCACctgtgtgagtctctctctctccccctctctttctctcatatattctctctcactctctctctctctctctctctctctctctctctctctctctctctctctctctttatttctcacactctctcactctttctcacactctttctctctctctctctctctctctctctctctctctctctctctctctctctctctctctctcacacacacacagagagctccCAGTCACTGACTAATTCGTTGCCCTTTATCCCTGTCCAGTGTTTGACTTGTCAGACTTTTTTCCTCTCCCCCTGTAGTGGATGATGACGAGTCTGAGGGGGAGGAGTTTACAGTGAGAGACGGATACATCCACTATGGTCAGACCGTTAAACTAGTGTGTTCAGTCACAGGCATGGCTTTACCGAGGCTGgtgagaatacacacacagtatttccTTATTAAAAAACTTTCTTTTTGACATTCAAATTAAATGTTTAGTTTGTTATTTACCTTTTGTGTAGATAATCCGTAAGGTGGATAAGCAGACAGCACTGATGGATGCAGATGATCCTGTGTCGCAGCTTCACAAGTGTGCATTTTACCTGAAGGACACGGAGCGCATGTAcctgtgtctctctcaggaACGTATCATCCAGTTCCaggtgagtgtctgtctgtctgtgcgcctctctctctcactctctcacacacacggcGCGTCACACGgccaaaatgagagaaagacgtggtccgtcactatctggaggataactagccagttaaTAAAACGCGTGTCCatgagaactgtaagtggacttatgttttgggtttatttaagcctgttattgtattagtctatagttcttgcaaatttaaagtaagttagctggtgattttgttgtttgagttcttcacctgctcgctaggttgcacgtgcctgtttttaataattgttaaacgtagtacagagtctgtggtctatttCTCAAAGATCCCCCACCCCGTCCAACCGTACtgccttaactaacaaattttatGTGGGAaaccctgcacacacacgcacacgtctCCTTCACTGTAATTTGAATGTTTCCAGGCGACACCGTGtcccaaagaaacaaacaaagagatGATTAATGACGGCGCATCATGGACTATCATCAGCACAGATAAAGCCGAGTACACATTCTACGAGGGCATGGGCCCTGTCACACACCCTGTCACACCTGTACCAGTGGTTGAGAGTTTACAGGTAACTTGTTCATTCAGATATAATAGCAATAACTCAGGATATCAGCAGTCTGCCATTCTCACTAAACTGGACCAGTTTCATTGTTCAGTTTTGGGGGgaatatatttttacttattgAGATTTAGAAAATGTGCATCATTAACGGTGATGGAGACCAGAAATAAATCTCCTCcatttgttttgtctgtagAAATGTATCAGTACTATGTtaatgtatctgtgtgtgtttctctgtgtgtgtgtgtgtttctctgtgtgtgtgtgtgtttctctgtgtgtgtgtgtgtttctctgtgtgtgtgtgtgtttctctgtgtgtgtgtgtgtttctctgtgtgtgtgtgtgtttctctgtgtgtgtgtgtgtttctctgtgtgtgtgtgtgtttctctgtgtgtgtgtgtgtttctctgtgtgtgtgtgtgtgtttctctgtgtgtgtgtgtgtgtttctctgtgtgcgtgtgtgtgtgtgtgtttctctgtgtgcgtgtgtgtgtgtgtgtttctctgtgtgtgtgtgtttctctgtgtgtgtgtgtgtttctctgtgtgtgtgtgtgtttctctgtgtgtgtgtgtgtgtttctctgtgtgtgtgtgtgtgtttctctgtgtgtgtgtgtgtgtttctctgtgtgtgtgtgtttctctgtgtgtgtgtgtgtttctctgtgtgtgtgtgtgtttctctgtgtgtgtgtgtgtgtgtgtttctctctgtgtgtgtgtgtttctctctgtgtgtgtgtgtgtgtgtttctctgtgtgtgtgtgtgtgtgtgtttctctgtgtgtgtgtgtgtgtgtgtttctctgtgtgtgtgtgtgtgtgtgtttctctgtgtgtgtgtgtgtgtgtttctctgtgtgtgtgtgtgtttctctgtgtgtgtgtgtgtgtgtttctctgtgtgtgtgtgtgtgtttctctgtgtgtgtgtgtgtgtttctctgtgtgtgtgtgtgtgtttctctgtgtgtgtgtgtgtgtttctgtgtgtgtgtttctgtgtgtgtgtttctctgtgtgtgtgtttctgtgtgtgtgtgtgtttctgtgtgtgtgtgtgtttctgtgtgtgtgtgtgtttctgtgtgtgtgtgtgtttctgtgtgtgtgtgtgtttctgtgtgtgtgtgtttctgtgtgtgtgtgtgtttctgtgtgtgtgtgtgtgtttctgtgtgtgtgtgtgtgtttctgtgtgtgtgtgtgtgtttctgtgtgtgtgtgtgtgtttctgtgtgtgtgtgtgtgtttctgtgtgtgtgtgtttctctgtgtttctttgtgtgtgtgtgtgtgtttctctgtgtgtgtgcgtgtgtttctctgtgtgtgtgtgtttctctgtgtgtgtgtttctctgtgtgtgtgtttctctgtgtgtgtgtgtgtgtgattctgtgtgtgtttctctgtgtttgtgtgcgtgtttctctgtgtttgtgtgtgtttctctgtgtttgtgtgtgtttctctgtgtttgtgtgtgtgtttctctgtgtgtgtgtgtgtgtgtgtttctctgtgtgtgtgtgtgtgtgtttctctgtgtgtgtgtgtgtgtgtttctctgtgtgtgtgtgtgtgtgtttctctgtgtgtgtgtgtgtgtgtttctctgtgtgtgtgtgtttctctgtgtgtgtgtgtgtgtgtgtgtttctctgtgtgtgtgtgtgtgtttctctgtgtgtgtgtgtgtgtgtttctctgtgtgtgtgtgtgtttctctgtgtgtgtgtgtgtgtttctctgtgtgtgtgtgtgtgtgtttctctgtgtgtgtgtgtgtttctctgtgtgtgtgtgtgtttctctgtgtgtgtgtgtgtttctctgtgtgtgtgtgtgtttctctgtgtgtgtgtgtgtttctgtgtgtgtgtgtgtttctgtgtgtgtgtgtgtttctctgtgtgtgtatgtttctgtgtgtgtgtgtttctctgtgtgtgtgtgtgtttctctgtgtgtgtgtgtttctctgtgtgtgtgtgtgtgtgtgtgtgtttctctctgtgtgtgtgtgcgtgtgtttctctctgtgtgtgtgtgcgtgtgtttctctctgtgtgtgtgtgtgtgtgtttctgtgtgtgtgtgtgtttctctctgtgtgtgtgtttctctctgtgtgtgtgtttctctctgtgtgtgtgtttctctgtgtgtgtgtttctctgtgtgtgtgtttctctgtgtgtgtgtttctctctgtgtgtgtttctctctgtgtgtgtttctctgtgtgtgtgtgtttctctctgtgtgggtgtgtttgtctgtgtgcgtgtgtgtgtgtttgtctgtgtgcgtgtgtgtgtgtttgtctgtgtgcgtgtgtgtgtgtttgtctgtgtgcgtgtgtttgtctctctgtgtgtgtgtgcgtgtgtttctctctgtgtgcgtgtgtttctctctgtgtgcgtgtgtttctctctgtgtgcgtgtgtttgtctgtgtgtgcgtgtgtttgtctgtgtgtgcgtgtgtttgtctgtgtgtgcgtgtgtttgtctgtgtgtgcgtgtgtttgtctgtgtgtgcgtgtgtttgtctgcgtgtgtgtgtgtttgtctgcgtgtgtgtgtgtttgtctgcgtgtgtgtcagCTGAACGGAGGGGGTGATGTGGCCATGTTGGAGCTGACTGGTCAGAACTTTACTCCAAACCTCAGAGTGTGGTTTGGTGATGTGGAGGCAGACACTATGTACAGGTGAGTTAATGACAGAGTCCCTGTGTACTGAGTGAATATAGTGAACATTAGAGATGTGACCTCTCTGAGTGCTGGAggtgtaaaacctgtgtgtACAgttgagttttgtgtgtgtgtaggtgcggTGAGAGTGTTCTCTGCGTGGTTCCTGATATCTCTGCATTCCGTGAGGGATGGCGTTGGGTTCGGCAGCCCGTCCAGGTTCCCGTCACTCTGGTGCGCAGCGACGGCATCATCTACTCTACAGCACtcacattcacttacacacctGAGCCAGGGCCACGCCCACACTGCAGTGCAGCGGGTGCCATCCTGCGCTCGGGCTCTGCCTCCTCgccatcctcatcctcttcatcctcctctttGTCTTCATCTTCATCGAGCCATATTCTGCAGTCGAGGCTCGACAGTCAGGCTGGATTCCCGACATCTGGCGGCGTTTCTTCctcgtcctcttcctcctctgccATGTCCGTGTCCTAATGTGTGGCGATGAAAGGCAAATTTAATTCCCCACCTTTCGGATTCTCCAGTAAAGGACAACTATGTTGCTGAATGGATGAAACTCTGAGAGAAAAATCAAACTCAAGACCagctcttttctttattttttttttctttcacggAAATAAAACGAAACTAATCACGGCTTTTGCCAAACCGTAAAAACACGGGAAGAAAAATCTTCAGAAGGGCTTCGACGCTCCAACATGGAAGAAAAAAGTTATCACATAGTAATATAGTTTTCAAGGACCaaggaatattattattattttttattgatgtaTAATTTTATAAGCTTTAGCTAAGGTacatttttcaccttttttttttcttttttgattttATAACATTTAGTAACCTTTTGTTACCAAATAGTTTTGTATATTTCTCATGAGCGTTTGTGCTcagaagttttaaaaaaaaaaaaaaggaagagttTGTACGGTTTTACTCGCCCGAGCTCTCTGTCATAGCTGCCTTTAATCCTTGTTGATGACTGCCTTAAATTTTCTGGACTCGTGCCGGCGTTtttacttctttattttgtaataCTGTTTTTACATCATGAATATttgccctgtttttttttttctttttctaaactgaagtgtaatattgtgtgagatatttGGGAGAaggtggttttgtttgtttgtttgttttttaaccacACGAAAGCTTTAACTGACTCATCCTGTCGCCGAGTGATAGTCTGACCGATCACAAACTGCCCCAGATGTTTCTGCCCTTTCTTACTGCCAAAAAAATCTTCACCTTCCCCACGTACCAGCTTGGGTAATGCACTTAGAGCTCAAGAGCATGAAGCAGAGCTCATCACTTCAGAGGCTTTTGTTAGATCCTGATCATCACTGTGATGTTTTTAAACCCTCCACTGATTCTTGGTGTTCAGAGCTCGTGTCACGCAGCCTGGAGACTTTACCCTGATACGATAAACACCACATGGGATGAAAGTTTGCTTCCAGTAAGTCGAGACAGACTCAGTGCTTTTACTCTTTCAGACCTGGTTCATGAGCATGTGGTCTCCTGCCCACACTCAATCTAACAGTCATGCAGCAGACTAATGATCATCTCGAGTCCAGACCTCGGTCTGCGTTATGGATTAGCTAAATtcagacagaaatgtttttaaaactcAGAAACACAAGACAGGTGACATCCAGAACTTTGTAATGTAAAACTGGAACTAGACTTAGAGCAGCTTTCAGGAGCAGAAAGAAAGtgggtgttggggggggggggggggggtgaaggtgttgggggtgtgtgtgtgtgtgtgtgtgtgtgtgtgtgtgtggtggtggtgtatgtattgggtgtgtgtatgtattaggtgtgtctgtgtgttggggTGTATGTGTTggaggaaggtgtgtgtgtgtgttgggggtgtctgtgtgttgggggaaggtgtgtgggtgttgggtgtgtg
The Tachysurus fulvidraco isolate hzauxx_2018 chromosome 7, HZAU_PFXX_2.0, whole genome shotgun sequence DNA segment above includes these coding regions:
- the rbpja gene encoding recombination signal binding protein for immunoglobulin kappa J region a isoform X2, with amino-acid sequence MAPVVTGKFGELPQPKRLTREAMRNYLKERGDQTVLILHAKVAQKSYGNEKRFFCPPPCVYLMGCGWKKKKEQMEREGCSEQEAQPCAFIGIGNSEQEMQQLNLEGKNFCTAKTLYISDSDKRKHFMLTVKMFYGNSAEIGVFLSKRIKVISKPSKKKQSLKNADLCIASGTKVALFNRLRSQTVSTRYLHVEGGNFHASSQQWGAFYIHLLDDDESEGEEFTVRDGYIHYGQTVKLVCSVTGMALPRLIIRKVDKQTALMDADDPVSQLHKCAFYLKDTERMYLCLSQERIIQFQATPCPKETNKEMINDGASWTIISTDKAEYTFYEGMGPVTHPVTPVPVVESLQLNGGGDVAMLELTGQNFTPNLRVWFGDVEADTMYRCGESVLCVVPDISAFREGWRWVRQPVQVPVTLVRSDGIIYSTALTFTYTPEPGPRPHCSAAGAILRSGSASSPSSSSSSSSLSSSSSSHILQSRLDSQAGFPTSGGVSSSSSSSSAMSVS
- the rbpja gene encoding recombination signal binding protein for immunoglobulin kappa J region a isoform X1, encoding MHLAQLAVMLTRKFGELPQPKRLTREAMRNYLKERGDQTVLILHAKVAQKSYGNEKRFFCPPPCVYLMGCGWKKKKEQMEREGCSEQEAQPCAFIGIGNSEQEMQQLNLEGKNFCTAKTLYISDSDKRKHFMLTVKMFYGNSAEIGVFLSKRIKVISKPSKKKQSLKNADLCIASGTKVALFNRLRSQTVSTRYLHVEGGNFHASSQQWGAFYIHLLDDDESEGEEFTVRDGYIHYGQTVKLVCSVTGMALPRLIIRKVDKQTALMDADDPVSQLHKCAFYLKDTERMYLCLSQERIIQFQATPCPKETNKEMINDGASWTIISTDKAEYTFYEGMGPVTHPVTPVPVVESLQLNGGGDVAMLELTGQNFTPNLRVWFGDVEADTMYRCGESVLCVVPDISAFREGWRWVRQPVQVPVTLVRSDGIIYSTALTFTYTPEPGPRPHCSAAGAILRSGSASSPSSSSSSSSLSSSSSSHILQSRLDSQAGFPTSGGVSSSSSSSSAMSVS